Part of the Bradyrhizobium sp. AZCC 1721 genome, CGCTGCGGTCGAGGGATCGCGGCTGATGCTGAGCGTCACCGATACCGGGGTCGGTATTCCGGCTGAGGATCTCGCGCGGATCGGCGATCCGTTCTTCCAGGCCGGCAAGACCTATCAGCGCAAGCACGAAGGCACCGGCCTCGGCCTGTCGATCGTCAAGGGTCTGGTTGGATTGCACAACGGCGAGATGAACGTGCAGAGCAGGGTCGGCGAGGGTACCACGGTGGCTGTTACCTTGCCGCTTGACTTTGCGCCTTCGCTGACCACTTCGAACAACGTCGCGACGCTGAAACCGGCGGAGCGACCCGAATCTCAGGATCCGGAATCTCAGGATGAAGTCCATCAGGTGAAGAAACGTGCCTAGGCGTATTGACGACGATGACGAGATGCCGCGCCGCCGCCGTCGCGGCGCGAAAGCGGTTGCGATCGAAGCGGAGCAAGAGCGCGGCCTCGTGATGCGCATTCTCCTGCACAGTCCGAAAGACATGATCGCGGGCTTGCTCGCGGCTGCCGCAATCTGCGCCATTGTCGCCAATGCGCTGTTCCTGCAGGCCGGCCGCCATCCGTCGCCGATGTTCGGCTCGGTCGTGACGCTGCCGGCGCCGCAAGCGGCGGTCGTAAGTCCGCTGCCGCGCCCGCGCCCGGTCGAAATAACAAGGCCGGTCGATTCTGATCCGCCGGAAATCAGGCCGGTCGAGGTGAGGGGTGCCGATCCCAAACACGTCGAGACCAAGAGCACCGAGTCCAGGAACAACGATTCCAGGAACAACGATTCCAAGAACGCCGATCCGATGGCCAATCTGGTGGTCAAGTCGACCGGCGCGCCCGCCGCGGCCCCTTCCAATGTGGTGCGACCGCCGGCGCCGATTCCGACGAATGGGCAAAGCGCCGGCGCGCGCCGCGTCGCGGCGGTGCAGCGCGCACTGACGCAATATGGCTACGGCCAGTTGAAACCGACCGGCGCGGTCGGTGCGGACACCCAGACCGCGATCTCGAAATTCGAGCGCGACCGCAAACTGCCGGTGACCGGCCAGATGTCCGATCGCCTGGTGAAGGAGCTCACGGCGATGATCGGGCATCCGATCGACTAGCATCCGCCCGGTCGCTGGCCTATCGTCGATCCCATGCGATTGAAATCAAGCATCTGGGTGGCCGCATACCTGCGCCGCTGCCAGAACGAGGGAATTTTTGGCGCCGTGCGCAAGCGCGGGGCAGAGGAGGCGGGGGCGGTGTTCGTCAAGGTGGCGCTGCTCGACGGCAACGCCATGCTGTATGCGCCTGCGCCGCAGACCGTCTATGACGAGAGTCGTCCAGCCGAGCGGCTGTTCGCGCCGGCCTCGCCGCAGCCGGTGCCCGAGCAATCGGTGGAGGAGCGTCTCGCCAAGGAACTCCGTTTCGATCCCGACGCCTGGATCGTCGAGACCGAAGATCGCGCAGGGCGGCACTTTCTCGATTTGGCCAAAGCCTAGAAGCGCCGAACGCCTAGCGCTTCGAGCCGTCGGTGCCGGTGCGTACCGGCGCGGTTCCAGGCTGGACCGCGGGACGTGTTTGCGAACCCGCCGCACGCGGGCGGTGCCGTTCTTCGTCGTACAGAGCGGCGCGATATTTGGCGCGGCTGACTGCCATGGTCGAGCCGCGCCATGCGGCCAGCATGACGAGCGCGGATCGTTCGCTCAAACGGTCGTAAAGTCGCGACAAGCGATAGACGTTGTGCACGGATGAGCCGAATTCCGGATTGAGGAACAGCAGCACGCGCTGGAAGATTGCGCTCGGCATGTCGAGCGCCTTCGCTGCGCATGCCAGCGGCTCGCCGCCGGGATCATTGACAACTTGCGTTGCGATCCGCGATGGCAGGATCAGGGCGTCGCCGAGTTCGAGCGCGAAGCTTTCGGCGTCCTCGGCGAACGCGGCCATTTCCAGGATATGAAGCGCGCGGGCGACGCGGGCTGCGGGAATTCGCGCCGAGGCCTTCAGCGGCGTGTCGGCGAGATTGTGCAGGATCAGCGCGCGCTCGCTGGGACCGGCCGTGAAGAACATGTCGCTGATTTCGGCAGCATCGTTGGGCCGCATTGCCAGGTTGGACGCCATCCGCAACTGCGCCTCGGTCGGCGCCTTCACCGTCGGCGCGTCGGTCGGGGGAGCGGTGATTGCAGCCGCGAGCGGCAGGGGCTGATCGGGGTGCGCACGCCGCAGGCCGAGCCTGTCCATGATCTCGGCCGGTGTCGCCGGATAGATCGCGAGCCGCGCCCGCACCGCCGCGCGGGTGGCGTCGTCGACCTGATCGATCAGGCGGGACGTCAGTTCAACGAACTGCCGCTCCTCGTCGGCGGAATGGGCGCTGGTCTGGACATAAAGGTCGGTCAGCACGCGCAGCAAGGTCGGGCGGATATCGACGCCCTCGCGGCGCGAGAGCGTCATCAGCCCGTCGAATCCCGGAAACAATGGAGCTGCAGTCATGTCAGGTGTACGCGACTTCGATAATCCTTCGCGTCAGCCTACGCAGGGCGTTTTAAGAGTTGGTTAAGGAAAACAGCCCCTGAAGAAATCCGATAAAATGCGAGCTTTCGGCAGGCGGCAT contains:
- a CDS encoding peptidoglycan-binding domain-containing protein, whose protein sequence is MPRRIDDDDEMPRRRRRGAKAVAIEAEQERGLVMRILLHSPKDMIAGLLAAAAICAIVANALFLQAGRHPSPMFGSVVTLPAPQAAVVSPLPRPRPVEITRPVDSDPPEIRPVEVRGADPKHVETKSTESRNNDSRNNDSKNADPMANLVVKSTGAPAAAPSNVVRPPAPIPTNGQSAGARRVAAVQRALTQYGYGQLKPTGAVGADTQTAISKFERDRKLPVTGQMSDRLVKELTAMIGHPID
- a CDS encoding DUF1491 family protein — protein: MRLKSSIWVAAYLRRCQNEGIFGAVRKRGAEEAGAVFVKVALLDGNAMLYAPAPQTVYDESRPAERLFAPASPQPVPEQSVEERLAKELRFDPDAWIVETEDRAGRHFLDLAKA
- a CDS encoding DUF2336 domain-containing protein produces the protein MTAAPLFPGFDGLMTLSRREGVDIRPTLLRVLTDLYVQTSAHSADEERQFVELTSRLIDQVDDATRAAVRARLAIYPATPAEIMDRLGLRRAHPDQPLPLAAAITAPPTDAPTVKAPTEAQLRMASNLAMRPNDAAEISDMFFTAGPSERALILHNLADTPLKASARIPAARVARALHILEMAAFAEDAESFALELGDALILPSRIATQVVNDPGGEPLACAAKALDMPSAIFQRVLLFLNPEFGSSVHNVYRLSRLYDRLSERSALVMLAAWRGSTMAVSRAKYRAALYDEERHRPRAAGSQTRPAVQPGTAPVRTGTDGSKR